The DNA window TTTGGCGTTCTGTTTGGactgtttgcttgtcgccgtaaaatattagctcccctgaaagtgtttgccttaatgtcattacctttgtctttcacgctgaactgtcgtgccaccTTTATGAGTACTGActcagtgattttaaattgacggAACAATGAGTaaaggacacattttttttgtcagtgcgaAGTGAATTGAGTGAAGAGTCACTTCCCGttggcctcagccaatgagttgacaagtctgaattgcacaatatttctcacgaagAGTAATACGTTaaatgatagcagttccacaacATCCTATGAGGAGACATACGATAACAGAGAAcgagctccagatagcagaggatggtttcgatccatctacctctgggttatgggcccagcacacctccgctgcgccactctgctctGTAGTCATTGTAGTTGGTATGTGCAACAGGGCTGTTCGAGTTGTCATGGCTGGATCAGGCCacgacacatttggtctttcccgatgacacaatgtcagactactgccatcaaaccTTGCCGTTTCTGGgagagacagtggcaacactactcgacatttattccgatagcaccctatcccgtcttttaccatcactgggctctATCTTGtgaaatcaaacactgtccgagaggtggaagctGACAGAACAGTGAGTaaaggacacattttttttggcaGTGCGAAGTGAATTGAGTGAAGGTTCACTTCCTGTTGGCCTCAGCCAATtagttgacaagtcttaattgcacaatatttctcacgaagAGTAAGAGGTTaaatgatagcagttccacaacatgttcacgtacttttcatacgatatggctcgcaagcaggcaacaaaacgttatgtacctgttggatttatcttacccaacattataaaaaatagacacaaaaggaatgaagacactggtttctttttctcatgaggagggcgtatgggagattgttcagatcacagcctctcaacacgctctaaccaatctctcccgtcgctcctgcatttatttgaaaataggagggtttttcccagacataatgttcacagtgcccaaagcgctctattaagcctcacattcactcaCATATTCATAGACCActgggcggctgctgccgtgcaaggcgctgccaggctcactgggagcaaattagggttcggtgtcttgcccaaggacacttccacatacggacagtcggagccagggttcgaaccggcgacccttcggtcactggacgacccgctctactgATCCACAGCCGCCCTCTTTCCCACCACCTTTAACTCGTCCCTTTTAAGTATTTTGGCAACAGTGTTCATTCTCAACACTCACGGGGCTTTCAGAAACTATATGGACAAGAAGAAGATACATACAATAAAAGCTGGTACACAGAATACAAGCATGTCGATTTCTGTCAGTAACATAGTAATTActtttatattaaacatttacatttgcattaaaagcTTCTTGATCACTGCTTGTCTCACCAGgacacttgtgtgtcttaacCCGAGCcttacgagagaatctttgaccacaacctgagcaggaaaaaggtttctcaccagtgtgtgtacttgtgtgcatttttaagtaTCCCTTCTgcgtgaatctttgaccacaaactgagcatccaaaaggcttctcaccagtgtgtgttcttgtgtgtgttattaAACTTCCCTTttgggagaatctttgaccacaaactgagcaggcaaaaggtttctcaccagtgtgcattctagtgtgtatttttaaggttcccttttgggagaatctttgaccacaaactgagcatgcaaaaggtttctcaccagtgtgcgttctagtgtgtatttttaagctttccttttgggagaatctttgaccacaaactgagcatgcaaaaggcttctcaccggcgtgtgttcttgtgtgtatttttaagttacTCTTCACagagaacctttgaccacaaactgagcaggaaaaaggtttctcaccagtgtgggttcttgtgtgaccTGTCAAATGTCGCTTGTGAGGGAATCCtttcccacaaactgagcatacaaaaggtttctcaccagtgtgggttcttgtgtgcatttttaagtaTCCCTTCTgtgtgaatctttgaccacaaactgagcatccaaaaggtttctcaccagtgtgcgttctagtgtgtatttttaagctttccttttgggagaatctttgaccacaaactgagcatccaaaaggtttctcaccagtgtgggttcttgtgtgttttagtaaagttcccttttcagagaatctttgcccacaaactgagcatgcaaaaggtttttcaccagtgtgtgttcttgtgtgtatttttaagtgttgCTTCTGagagaacctttgaccacaacCTGAGCAGGCAAcgggcttctctccagtgtgtgttcttgcgtgatgtgtcaaatgtcccttgtgagagaatctttgaccacaaactgagcatgcaaaaggtttctcaccagtgtgcgttcttgtgtgtatttttaaggttccctttcgggagaatctttgaccacaaactgagcaggcaaaaggtttctcaccagtgtgcgttcttgtgtgtatttttaagcttccctttcgggagaatctttgaccgcaaactgagcatgcaaaaggtttctcaccagtgtgtattttcatgtgtcGTTTGAAATTGCTCTTAGAAGCAAAGGTTTTCCtacatttagaacatttccagcatttattggcagtgtgacatgtcatatcaccttccaactgttcatcaacatcatcatcaccgtctgtttgtgatcctccacagtgctCTCCATCACTTGAGCTGTTGCTGTTTGGTGGCTCCGCCCCTCGTCTCTCCTCACttcgaccttcatcttcactcttcaaagggacaccagtcgatggaaccttgatgatttcctcctgctcttcctctttaatgtgaaggaactcttcctcctcctctttgatgtgttgaacctcttcatcctcctcttcctctttgatgtgaggGGACACTGACTGCTGCCGCTCAGGATGAAGATTTTCACTGACGTCTGcaagacaaaagaagacaaacacaaatgggTCAAATCTAATTTGTTTACAATATTGACAACCACCTTGGTCCTCGATCGTGTTTACACGTTAGCGCCTTCAACCAGAGAGCCTAATGGGACTAATGGGCTGACGTAAAATAGTAGAACAGCGGAACGCAGCAAAGTTGGGTGACCCTTCAATGTGGATGCAccgttttcagtttttttacaCGTCATCGTCCATAGAAGTAGAAAAAAGTAAAGCTATTTGTGACGAAGTAAGGAAGAGAAATCACAGGTTTCAAATTTAAAGAGTGAAAGTAAAttgttgacagtaaaaaaaaaaaaaaggatgacacCTAAAAATGTACTTAGGTACAGTAAAGAATAATGTGTACAGTCATAAAACTCCGATATAggagggtttactgtacttggTAAGTTCCCACCATTGAAGACTGATTTGACTTGGCATGAACAAATGTTAACTCAACTTGCCGACAAGACACAAAAAGGGCAAAAATCTTCCTCGCAATTTTCCAAACAAGTCGTGTAGGTTGTATAACACTGTTACAACTTTGATCACGCAACAATGGCCACAAGCCTTTCAGATCTTCTGAAATTTGGCCTACAACCCTCAATCCACATCATCATGAGGGGATGCCATCAGACTACACTTTATTggatattataaaaaaaattatatgtaacGTCAGACAGTCCTCATCAGAAAAGCCCgggaataatattaaaattagaatgtatttcataaaacaaGTGAGAGAGAAGTGAACCCACCTGCTCTGCGTAGCACAATTCGAGGCTGCAGATTGAAcgcagcgtccagtagttgacgttgtggctccttctcctcttttgggccacaaagtttctcctcgtactctgctgtcctccttgcacacattttcacacgacgatcgcaacactttccgctctacgttggagggatgagaaaagcaagTGCAAATCAGATGTGAAACATTGACATCAAGATTACGATTTGGACACTGTGGGTTCAACACTACGTTCGTTAAAATGGCAAAGCACCAAAGTCAACAAGAGGAAACAGGAGAACGGAATGATGCATTGGAAGAAATatgagacagaaagaaaacagcTCATTTGTGACATCGGGAGAGAAAATTTGTGTTTGAACACTGTCGAGATTCTACAAATGGATtcatatggatatgactcaagtaattAATgtccctacgagaattacaaactccatccgaactcagattgatctcgCTTTTACTAATAGGctagaaaggatcttgaagccatacaatatgctcacaggattctctgatcacaatcttgttacccctgtctttaaatccggtgactcaacttctctgaataactaccgacctataagcattcttccggccatttgcaaagttgcagaaaaatgggtgtcagagcagattgtccattatttaaacagcagctccccctctctccacgccatgcagtttggtttcagatccaagcattccactgaaatggctacatgcctcttcattgagaaaataaaatcttctctcgacaagggtgaagttgtaggggcggtgttcttggacctcaggaaagctttcgatgcagtaaatcactctgttcttcttaccaagctctcaaaattgaacttctctcgcaaagctgtgagctggattgaatcatatctgcatgaccgaacacaatctgtatcagttaacaactgcagatcagagtctcttaggctaacctctggagtccctcagggatcaatatgaggcccccttttatttagtctttatatcaacgatttgcccactgtttgttctgaagcagagtgcgtaatgtatgcagacgacacggttttctttgttcatggtcgctccaaagatactgttgctgctaaactcactcaTACAAtctcctgtgtcacaacttggttgcaggagtgctgtctacagctaaacgtttctaaaactgtaggcatctATTTCACTAAagcaaatagagtatcacctgaccccgacatacttgttaatggagaaaaaatgcaaattgtcagcaaatacaaatatcttgggttaataatagattcacagctttcctttaaagcccatattgacaaattgtgtaaaaacatcaaattttcgtgcaattcgaaatgaaatgtcaactgaagccgcaaaaatgtaattgcattcaatgattcttcgTCACTtcaactattgcataaccagttggtgccaggctggtcagaatgttttgtgtacaaacaagtaattaaagtgatggataaaaaaaccaaggcactatcatcactgtgcaatcttttttaaatacagtcttTGAAACTGGgactgccaacactaaaagacatgttatgatgttttttttgttatgatcaaatgatttgtggttttattctctcttaatagtatagtaagtctttgattatgtatcctgtattatattgtcttgtcgatgtattttactgcttttttacatcatggcaaggggactacagatgaaaactagccttttggctaattctggcttttttaaccatgtttatttcatgtgttttatgaaattgcattgtcccctttcaaataaactgattaataataatagtcgtagtacaaccccaattccaatgaagttgggacgttgtgttcgacaaagaaaaacagaatacaatgatttgcaaatcatgttcaacctatatttaattgaatacactacaaagacaagatatttaatgttcaaactgataaatgttattgtttttagaaaaaaatcattcacttggaattttatggctgcaacacgttccactaattgttgaagctttggaggtggaattctttcccattcttggttcatgtacagcttcagctgttcaacagtcccggGTCTCTGTTACgcttatattatatatataatatataatatattacgcttcataatgcgccacacattttcaatgggagacaggtctggattcaggcaggccagtctagtacccgcactcttttactacgaagccacactgttgtaacacgtttggaattgtcttgctgaattaatcaggggcctccatgaaaaagacattgcttggatggcagcatgtgtttctccaaaacctgtatgaacctttcagcattaatggtaccttcacagatgtgtaagttgcccatgccattggcactaacacagccccataccatcacagatgttggcttttgaactatgcgtccataacagtccggatggttctttttgatgcagtgccgcctgaggggtcgaaggtcacgagcattcaatgttggttttcggccttgccgctttcatgcagtgatttctccagatgctctgaaccttttgatgatattatggaccgtagatgatgaaatccttaaattccttgcaattgtacgttgaggaacattgtcctgaaactgttagaacattttctcacacacttgttcacaaagaggtgaggctcgccccatctttgcttgtgaacgactgagcaattcagggaagctccttttctacccaatcatggcacccacctgttcccaattagcctgttcacctgtgggatgttccaaacaggtgtttgatgagcattcctcaactttctcagtcttttttgccacctgtcccagcttttttggaacgtgtagcagttaatgattatttgctaaaaacaataaagtttatcagtttgaacattaaatagcttgtctttgtcgtgtattcaattcaatatagcttgaacatgatttgcacatcattgtattctgtttttatttgtgtttaacacaacgtcccaacttcattggaattggggctgtcgTTGGAACCGTAGTGATGGTGGTGACAGAAGTCCTAGTGGTAATTGTTGATCTCGTATCAGTGGTGGTGTCGTGATTGTGAAACATGTTGGAAGGGTTGCTGTTTTCAAACATCGCCCGTTGAAATGCTTCCTTGAGGCAAGACGATATAGCCACTTCCTGCCACATATAACATGAGTTACGTCGCTTTActacttttatttcttaaattcacattgggcagaaaactataaaaatatatgaaagtaatttcagtttaaactgcattttttcttctgagcatttcttttaattatgaacaaaaaaaaaacatcaggcaATCATGGCTGTACATTTATGAGCTAAGatcaaaactaaaatgaagatgaaaatgaagacCCCTCGATAGGAGACACAAGTACTGTATTACCATATTCCATTTTTTGACAAACTTCGCCACTcgcaatctgttttttttttttttaccgacaGCACTTGACTCAAAATGTCGCCACTTGCAGATACGACACTGACCATTTGCGCTCAATGGCGCACCAGATGTTGTTGCTTGGtgctctttccccccccccccccccccccccccccccccccccccctcccacagaCCTCACTGGCAGTTGCGAATGTGATTCTAGGATTTATGACAATTAATTACAGTCCTGCAATATTCATCGATGGAGCCGATAGCCAAATCTTGACGTGTTCTTTAGATGTATTCACAATGTGTAATGTAACTTAATTTAGCCCTCACCGAATTAAATAGATCTAACAAAAGAAACACTCTGGAAAAGGTTTATGGTCagaaggtccatccatccattttctgaaccgcttatcctcactcgcgtcacgggtgtgctggcacctatctcagctgacttcgggcgacaggcgggtacaccctgaactggtcgccagccaatcgcagggcacatatagacaaacaaccattggcactcacattcacgcctatggacaatttagagtcttcagtcaaccaaccacgcatatttttggaatgtgggaggaaaccagagtactcggagaaaactgGTAGGAACGTAATTGCACAAAACGGAAAGTACAATAATTGCTACTTTCAAAAGCTTCAAGACACTCAAATTGATTCACAATCAAGACGTTATTAGCTATTTATGTTACTAAAGGCAAAGTTGTATGTACACAAATAGAATATggtcatttgaatttttgtttcctttgcaataaaaaaaagggaaatggcCTGTCAAAAAGTGACACTATTGAATATTATTGTACACCTTTGTTCATATTTACAGATCTTTACAATTTGCATGATTTGAATTAGCATGAgtcttaatgcagccctatggggggcacaagtcagtgcaaactgtaggccggtcccaagcccggataaatgcagagggttgcgtcaggaagggcatccggcttaaaaccttgccaaacaaatatgagcgttcatccaaagaattccataccggatcggtcgtggcccgggttaacaacgtccgccaccggcgccgtcaacctgcagggtgctgttggaaattcagctactgtgggtcgaagtcgaaatcaaagaagaagaagaagaggtggaaagcgggttcttcggcagaaagagaagaggaaaacacagagcctagaactgaatgtggggactttgaatgttgggactatgacaggaaaatctcgggagttggttgacatgatgattaggagaaaggttgatatattgtgtgtccaggagaccaggtggaaaggcagtaaggctagaagtttaggggcagggtttaaattattttaccatggtgtagatgggttggctaagaatgtcttggaggtgaaaagactatcagatcgagtgatgaggctgaaatttgaaattgagggtgttatgtgtcatgtgattagtggctatgccccacaggtaggatgtgacctagaggtgaaagagaaattctggaaggagctagatgatgtagttctgagcatcccagacagagagagagtcgtaattggtgcagattgtaatggacatgttggtgaaggtaataggggtgatgaagaagtgatgggtaagtacggcat is part of the Phyllopteryx taeniolatus isolate TA_2022b chromosome 23, UOR_Ptae_1.2, whole genome shotgun sequence genome and encodes:
- the LOC133472552 gene encoding gastrula zinc finger protein XlCGF57.1-like, which gives rise to MCARRTAEYEEKLCGPKEEKEPQRQLLDAAFNLQPRIVLRRADVSENLHPERQQSVSPHIKEEEEDEEVQHIKEEEEEFLHIKEEEQEEIIKVPSTGVPLKSEDEGRSEERRGAEPPNSNSSSDGEHCGGSQTDGDDDVDEQLEGDMTCHTANKCWKCSKCRKTFASKSNFKRHMKIHTGEKPFACSVCGQRFSRKGSLKIHTRTHTGEKPFACSVCGQRFSRKGTLKIHTRTHTGEKPFACSVCGQRFSHKGHLTHHARTHTGEKPVACSGCGQRFSQKQHLKIHTRTHTGEKPFACSVCGQRFSEKGTLLKHTRTHTGEKPFGCSVCGQRFSQKESLKIHTRTHTGEKPFGCSVCGQRFTQKGYLKMHTRTHTGEKPFVCSVCGKGFPHKRHLTGHTRTHTGEKPFSCSVCGQRFSVKSNLKIHTRTHAGEKPFACSVCGQRFSQKESLKIHTRTHTGEKPFACSVCGQRFSQKGTLKIHTRMHTGEKPFACSVCGQRFSQKGSLITHTRTHTGEKPFGCSVCGQRFTQKGYLKMHTSTHTGEKPFSCSGCGQRFSRKARVKTHKCPGETSSDQEAFNANVNV